Proteins co-encoded in one Stenotrophomonas maltophilia genomic window:
- a CDS encoding TonB-dependent receptor: MKRNGLSLMIGMLLASAPALAQEAPATGPATARSATPTNLDSIKVTARKREETLQEVPVAVTAFTSEALDRMNVQDISDLDAQVPNLTIYAARGASSTVTAYIRGIGQSDPTWGADPGVGIYLDDVYIARPQGALLDVFDVSRIEVLRGPQGTLYGKNTIGGAIKYISRGLPTQTEGFAQITVGNYSQLDAKAAIGGPIGGADSGLRARVAVASMNHDGFGENPFTGQPVSDKQINAARLNLGAYAGDDFDVQFALDWIDDQSGMRGSKMLAPNPFLRAYPPMDSRYDIRSGMRNLNNVESKGASATLNWRPNEDVAVKYVVAKRESDSAANIDFDTTPVKLADVSGTYNDNQVSNEVQLNYDAGGRVRGVVGVYQFSGEAGGQIQNNYFSAQFADNQGKVLTDSIALYADWIFDLTSALKLDLGARYTDEDKRAIVLNRLYADPGFSRPVAVTADFDKKTNFKNVSPKVSLDYQITPDIMVYGLATRGFKSGGYNIRANAVAVPRSAEPFDDETVDSYEVGSKMAFLDQRLFLNLSAFYNKYKDIQLSVFTGLDTNGDGIDDSFFGDFTNAGAGTVKGLELEYQYLPSRHWLISGNLAWLDTRYDEYIDRGVNVADQMKFTNAPDFSGALNVEYRTDLANGGNLSARVSYSYQSEVWPTTDLSPVIRQDGYGLVNAGVIWRRDDAWTFSLQGTNLTDKAYRTTGYNIPAVGTLIGFYGPPRQYSLSVRYDF, from the coding sequence ATGAAACGGAATGGCTTGAGCCTGATGATCGGCATGCTGCTGGCCTCCGCGCCGGCGCTGGCGCAGGAGGCGCCGGCGACCGGACCGGCCACGGCCCGCTCTGCCACCCCGACCAACCTGGACAGCATCAAGGTGACCGCGCGCAAGCGCGAGGAAACCCTGCAGGAAGTGCCGGTGGCGGTCACCGCGTTCACCTCCGAGGCGTTGGACAGGATGAACGTGCAGGACATCAGCGACCTCGATGCGCAGGTGCCCAATCTGACCATCTATGCGGCGCGCGGCGCCAGCAGCACGGTCACTGCCTATATCCGCGGCATCGGCCAGTCCGATCCCACCTGGGGCGCCGACCCCGGCGTGGGCATCTACCTGGATGATGTGTATATCGCCCGGCCGCAGGGCGCGCTGCTGGATGTGTTCGATGTGTCGCGCATCGAAGTGCTGCGCGGGCCACAGGGCACGCTGTACGGCAAGAACACCATTGGCGGTGCGATCAAGTACATCTCGCGCGGCCTGCCCACCCAGACCGAGGGGTTCGCCCAGATCACGGTGGGCAACTACAGCCAGCTCGATGCCAAAGCGGCCATCGGTGGCCCCATCGGCGGCGCCGACAGCGGCCTGCGCGCCCGCGTGGCGGTGGCCAGCATGAACCACGATGGCTTCGGCGAGAACCCTTTCACTGGCCAGCCGGTCAGCGACAAGCAGATCAACGCGGCGCGCCTGAACCTGGGCGCCTACGCCGGCGATGACTTCGACGTGCAGTTCGCACTGGACTGGATCGATGACCAGTCCGGCATGCGCGGCTCGAAGATGCTGGCGCCCAACCCGTTCCTGCGCGCCTACCCGCCGATGGACAGCCGTTACGACATCCGTTCGGGCATGCGCAACCTCAACAACGTGGAATCCAAGGGTGCATCGGCCACGCTGAACTGGCGGCCCAATGAAGACGTTGCGGTGAAGTACGTGGTGGCCAAGCGTGAATCGGACAGCGCGGCCAACATCGATTTCGACACCACGCCGGTGAAGCTGGCCGACGTCAGTGGCACCTACAACGACAACCAGGTCAGCAACGAAGTGCAGCTGAACTACGATGCCGGCGGCCGCGTGCGTGGCGTGGTGGGGGTCTACCAGTTCAGCGGCGAGGCCGGTGGACAGATCCAGAACAACTACTTCAGCGCGCAGTTCGCCGACAACCAGGGCAAGGTGCTGACCGACAGCATCGCGCTGTACGCAGACTGGATCTTCGACCTGACCAGCGCGCTGAAGCTTGACCTGGGCGCGCGCTACACCGACGAGGACAAGCGCGCGATCGTGCTCAACCGCCTCTACGCCGACCCGGGCTTCAGCCGGCCGGTGGCGGTGACCGCGGACTTCGACAAGAAAACCAACTTCAAGAATGTCTCGCCCAAGGTCTCGCTGGATTACCAGATCACCCCGGACATCATGGTCTACGGGCTGGCCACGCGCGGCTTCAAATCCGGCGGCTACAACATCCGCGCCAATGCCGTGGCGGTGCCGCGCTCGGCCGAACCGTTCGATGACGAGACCGTGGACAGCTATGAGGTGGGCAGCAAGATGGCCTTCCTCGACCAGCGCCTGTTCCTGAACCTGTCGGCTTTCTACAACAAGTACAAGGATATCCAGCTGTCGGTGTTCACCGGCCTGGACACCAATGGCGATGGCATCGACGATTCGTTCTTCGGCGACTTCACCAATGCCGGCGCCGGTACCGTCAAGGGCCTGGAGCTGGAGTACCAGTACCTGCCGAGCCGGCACTGGCTGATCTCGGGCAATCTGGCCTGGCTGGACACCCGGTACGATGAGTACATCGACCGCGGCGTCAATGTGGCCGACCAGATGAAGTTCACCAATGCTCCGGATTTTTCCGGCGCGTTGAACGTGGAATACCGCACCGACCTGGCCAACGGCGGCAATCTCTCGGCGCGGGTGAGCTACAGCTACCAGAGCGAGGTGTGGCCGACCACCGACCTGAGCCCGGTGATCCGCCAGGACGGCTATGGACTGGTCAATGCCGGTGTGATCTGGCGCCGTGACGATGCCTGGACCTTCTCGTTGCAGGGCACCAACCTGACCGACAAGGCGTACCGCACCACCGGTTACAACATCCCGGCGGTCGGCACCCTGATTGGCTTCTACGGACCGCCGCGCCAGTATAGCCTGAGCGTCCGCTACGATTTCTAG
- a CDS encoding extracellular catalytic domain type 1 short-chain-length polyhydroxyalkanoate depolymerase, whose product MKSAFDSIKAMLLVLCTGLATVGSAFAAAPAGHWDIALYGNLFGAREYQVWVPAGYDGAQPLPLLLVLHGCVNGPNLMGEASGFNDVADTEGFLVVYPRQNVASNPARCWNWQLPINQARDSGEPSILAGIVDKVKADYSVDPHRVYVTGISAGGAMTSIMLACYSDVFAAGAIHSGGMFKGATTISGSAYALLAGSIHSPDSNGRLAWQCSGSPSPRPLPVLVFHGSADLTVNPVNGQQAVRQFLQTNDLADDGLDNDSVKYRPTSTYQGQVPDGRAYTVDTYRYGGRTLAQHYVVQGMGHAWSGSQSGLPFTDPKGPDATLITWLFLKDYQR is encoded by the coding sequence ATGAAATCCGCATTCGATTCAATCAAGGCGATGTTGCTGGTGCTGTGCACCGGGTTGGCTACGGTCGGCAGTGCCTTCGCTGCCGCGCCGGCCGGGCACTGGGACATCGCCCTGTACGGCAATCTGTTCGGTGCCCGCGAATATCAGGTCTGGGTACCGGCCGGCTATGACGGCGCCCAGCCATTACCGCTGCTGCTGGTCCTGCACGGCTGCGTCAACGGCCCGAACCTGATGGGCGAGGCCTCTGGGTTCAACGATGTGGCCGACACCGAGGGCTTCCTCGTGGTCTATCCACGGCAGAACGTCGCCTCCAACCCGGCGCGCTGCTGGAACTGGCAGCTGCCGATCAACCAGGCCCGCGACAGCGGCGAGCCGTCGATCCTGGCCGGCATCGTCGACAAGGTGAAGGCCGACTACAGCGTGGATCCGCATCGGGTCTATGTGACCGGCATTTCGGCCGGCGGTGCGATGACCTCGATCATGCTCGCCTGCTACTCGGATGTGTTCGCCGCCGGCGCCATCCATTCCGGCGGCATGTTCAAGGGCGCCACCACCATTTCCGGCAGCGCGTATGCGTTGCTGGCCGGCAGCATCCATTCGCCGGACAGCAACGGGCGCCTGGCCTGGCAGTGCTCGGGCTCGCCCTCGCCACGGCCGCTGCCGGTTCTGGTCTTCCATGGCAGCGCCGATCTCACCGTCAACCCGGTGAACGGGCAGCAGGCCGTGCGCCAGTTCCTGCAGACCAACGACCTGGCTGATGATGGCCTGGACAACGATTCGGTGAAGTACCGGCCGACCAGTACCTACCAGGGCCAAGTACCGGATGGGCGCGCCTACACCGTGGATACCTACCGCTACGGCGGCCGCACGCTGGCCCAGCATTATGTGGTGCAGGGCATGGGCCATGCCTGGAGTGGCAGCCAGTCGGGCCTGCCCTTCACCGACCCGAAGGGGCCCGATGCCACGCTGATCACCTGGTTGTTCCTGAAGGATTACCAGCGCTGA
- a CDS encoding serine hydrolase domain-containing protein, translating to MDATPNTARNRWRLHAVVLSAALLAAGCADTAVPAQDPGADIEAVAQTLIEQPLLHSTSIGVVHRGQTFIRHRGAMQSGKPGAPTDATLYEIGSLSKTLAGTLVANAVLEGKLGLDDDVRTYLQGDYPNLQYQGAPIRIRHLLTHTSGLPNMLPERANTILADFTDHRTPAELNALYAGYGKADFLSDLHAVRIPRAPGKEYAYSSAGSQLTAHILERVYGRDYEALQRAFFNTAAGMTGVTITLGDADASRLAVGYHSDNPVPTTPMPELPWGASGNVKATVPDMVKYLQFQLANGPVVKESHRALARFDDESSIGYFWNIVAGDPLTGTYYAHHGGVPRSQCYIYIMPKHDLGIFVITNQSGEQTAHAMEAAIDTLVERIGARNRR from the coding sequence ATGGACGCCACACCGAACACGGCCCGAAACCGATGGAGGCTTCACGCCGTCGTCCTGTCCGCCGCACTGCTGGCCGCCGGCTGCGCCGATACAGCGGTGCCGGCCCAGGATCCGGGTGCGGATATCGAAGCGGTGGCCCAGACCCTGATCGAGCAGCCATTGCTGCACTCGACCTCGATCGGCGTTGTCCACCGTGGCCAGACGTTCATCCGTCATCGCGGCGCCATGCAGTCCGGAAAACCCGGTGCGCCGACCGATGCCACCCTCTATGAGATCGGCTCGTTGAGCAAGACCCTGGCCGGCACGCTGGTGGCCAATGCGGTGCTGGAAGGCAAGCTGGGGCTGGATGACGACGTTCGCACCTACCTGCAGGGCGACTATCCGAACCTGCAGTACCAGGGCGCGCCGATCCGCATCCGCCACCTGCTGACGCACACCAGTGGCCTGCCGAACATGCTGCCGGAGCGCGCGAACACGATACTGGCCGACTTCACCGATCACCGCACACCGGCTGAGCTCAATGCCCTCTACGCCGGTTACGGCAAGGCCGATTTCCTCAGCGATCTGCACGCCGTGCGGATTCCCCGGGCGCCGGGCAAGGAGTACGCGTACTCCAGCGCCGGATCCCAGTTGACCGCGCACATCCTGGAACGGGTCTATGGGCGTGACTATGAGGCGCTGCAACGTGCGTTCTTCAACACTGCCGCTGGAATGACCGGCGTTACGATCACCCTCGGTGACGCCGACGCATCACGACTTGCGGTCGGCTACCACAGCGACAATCCGGTGCCGACCACACCCATGCCGGAGTTGCCATGGGGCGCATCCGGCAACGTGAAGGCCACCGTGCCCGACATGGTGAAGTACCTGCAGTTCCAACTGGCCAACGGGCCGGTGGTGAAGGAGTCGCACCGCGCCCTGGCCCGGTTCGACGACGAATCCAGCATCGGCTACTTCTGGAACATCGTTGCCGGCGATCCGCTGACGGGCACCTACTATGCCCATCATGGCGGCGTGCCCCGCTCGCAGTGCTACATCTACATCATGCCCAAGCACGACCTGGGCATCTTCGTCATCACCAACCAGAGTGGCGAGCAGACCGCGCACGCCATGGAAGCGGCGATTGACACCCTGGTCGAGCGGATCGGCGCGCGCAACCGGCGATAG
- a CDS encoding arsenic transporter, producing the protein MLTSSSSLIIWAAVAIATVGLLFRPLRIPEYVWALAAVALLTLSGAVSAATAWGAAAEGRDVYLFLVGMMTLAELARREGLFDWLALYAVRHAGGSGRRLFDLVFLVGTVVTVFLSNDATAVVLTPAVYAACKTARANPLPYLFVCAFIANAASFVLPISNPANLVVYGAHMPPLLQWLGQFALPSLAAIGATYLVLRWVHRREIAQPLVAAPEHRPLSEGGRLSAWGVLFTGSVLLLTSALNGPLGLATFCAGALSVAVVAIRQRRSPVPLLRHVSWGVLPLVAGLFVLVEAVAQTGVIQAAADALQAVAQTSPRQAGWLAGGAAALLSNVANNLPVGLAAGSLGQMADLPAQTRAALLVGVDLGPNLSVTGSLATMLWLVALRREGEHVSALDFLRVGVLVMPPALIGALLLL; encoded by the coding sequence ATGCTCACCTCCTCTTCTTCCCTCATCATCTGGGCCGCCGTAGCCATTGCCACCGTCGGACTGCTGTTCCGGCCGTTGCGCATTCCGGAGTATGTGTGGGCGCTGGCGGCTGTCGCACTCCTGACGCTCAGTGGAGCGGTGTCGGCCGCCACGGCTTGGGGCGCAGCAGCCGAAGGTCGCGACGTCTACCTGTTCCTGGTCGGCATGATGACGCTGGCCGAACTGGCCCGGCGCGAAGGGCTGTTCGACTGGCTGGCGCTGTATGCGGTCCGGCATGCCGGCGGTTCGGGGCGGCGCTTGTTCGACCTGGTGTTCCTGGTCGGCACGGTGGTGACCGTGTTCCTGTCCAACGATGCGACGGCGGTGGTGCTGACGCCGGCCGTCTACGCCGCCTGCAAGACGGCGCGCGCCAATCCCCTGCCCTACCTGTTCGTCTGCGCGTTCATCGCCAATGCGGCCAGCTTCGTGCTGCCGATCTCCAACCCGGCCAACCTGGTGGTGTACGGCGCGCATATGCCGCCCCTGCTGCAGTGGCTGGGGCAGTTCGCGTTGCCTTCGCTGGCCGCGATCGGTGCCACCTACCTGGTGCTGCGCTGGGTGCATCGGCGCGAGATTGCCCAGCCGCTGGTGGCGGCGCCCGAGCACCGGCCGCTGTCCGAGGGGGGCCGGTTGAGCGCGTGGGGCGTGCTGTTCACCGGCAGCGTACTGTTGCTGACCTCGGCTCTGAACGGCCCGCTCGGTCTGGCCACATTCTGTGCGGGCGCGCTGAGCGTGGCGGTGGTGGCCATCCGCCAGCGCCGCAGCCCTGTACCGCTGCTGCGGCATGTGTCCTGGGGCGTGTTGCCGCTGGTGGCTGGCCTGTTCGTGCTGGTGGAAGCGGTTGCGCAGACCGGCGTCATCCAGGCTGCGGCCGATGCGTTGCAAGCGGTGGCACAGACGTCGCCGCGCCAGGCCGGCTGGTTGGCCGGTGGCGCAGCTGCCTTGCTCAGCAACGTGGCAAATAACCTGCCGGTCGGACTGGCGGCCGGCTCGCTGGGCCAGATGGCTGACCTGCCCGCACAGACGCGCGCAGCGCTGTTGGTCGGGGTGGACCTGGGCCCGAACCTGTCGGTGACCGGCTCGCTGGCCACGATGCTGTGGCTGGTGGCGCTACGCCGCGAAGGCGAGCATGTCAGCGCGCTCGACTTCCTGCGCGTAGGTGTGTTGGTGATGCCGCCGGCATTGATCGGCGCGCTGCTGTTGCTGTAG
- a CDS encoding MFS transporter — protein sequence MTELPVAPAIAARAERGLDGLNFFLADVRDGLGPYLAVYLLAVHHWQPASIGAVMTVSAVVALLTQTPAGALMDRIAAKRAALALAAILVTGTCLLLPWMHSFTLIALTQALSAVAATVIAPAIAAISLGVGGPRAFARRMGRNETFNHAGNAVAAVLAGALAYLWGPVVVFPLMAVLTVASLAALRSIPGQAIDNQRARGMDAATDTDHAPASARLLLHDRNLLVLAACCALFHLANAAMLPLVGQKLALSAPALATTMTAGCIVAAQLVMIPMAWLVGARADTWGRRPLLLAGFLILPIRAALYPLSDAPTWLLGVQLLDGIGAGLFGALLPVIVSDLTEGTGRFNVTLGAVSTVFGVGAAFSPGLAGLVVQFAGYDAAFLALAVIAAGAFLLAMRVPETGRASAPQRS from the coding sequence GTGACCGAACTGCCAGTTGCCCCTGCCATCGCCGCGCGCGCGGAGCGCGGTCTGGATGGCCTGAACTTCTTCCTCGCCGACGTCCGAGACGGACTGGGGCCCTATCTGGCGGTCTATCTGCTGGCTGTGCACCATTGGCAGCCGGCCAGCATCGGTGCGGTGATGACGGTCTCGGCGGTGGTCGCCCTGCTGACCCAGACCCCGGCCGGTGCGTTGATGGACCGCATCGCGGCAAAGCGGGCGGCGCTTGCGCTGGCCGCGATACTGGTCACCGGCACCTGCCTGCTGTTGCCGTGGATGCATTCGTTCACGCTGATCGCGTTGACCCAAGCGCTCAGTGCAGTGGCCGCTACGGTCATCGCGCCGGCGATCGCGGCCATCTCGCTGGGTGTAGGCGGTCCCCGCGCCTTCGCCCGCCGGATGGGGCGCAATGAAACCTTCAACCACGCCGGCAATGCAGTGGCCGCCGTGCTGGCCGGTGCCCTGGCCTATCTGTGGGGCCCGGTGGTGGTCTTCCCGCTGATGGCAGTGCTGACCGTGGCCAGCCTCGCGGCGCTGCGTTCGATTCCCGGGCAGGCGATCGACAACCAGCGCGCACGCGGCATGGACGCTGCCACCGACACCGATCACGCGCCCGCGTCGGCACGACTGCTGCTGCATGACCGCAACCTGCTGGTGCTGGCCGCATGCTGCGCATTGTTCCATCTGGCCAATGCCGCGATGCTGCCGCTGGTGGGCCAGAAACTGGCGCTGAGCGCTCCCGCCCTGGCCACCACGATGACGGCCGGGTGCATCGTGGCCGCGCAACTGGTGATGATCCCGATGGCATGGTTGGTCGGGGCGCGTGCAGACACATGGGGACGGCGCCCGCTGCTGCTGGCAGGCTTCCTGATCCTGCCGATCCGCGCGGCGCTGTACCCCCTGTCCGATGCACCCACATGGCTGCTGGGCGTGCAGTTGCTGGATGGTATCGGCGCGGGCCTGTTCGGCGCGCTGCTGCCGGTGATCGTCAGCGACCTGACCGAAGGTACCGGCCGCTTCAATGTCACGCTCGGCGCCGTGTCCACGGTGTTCGGCGTGGGCGCGGCATTCAGTCCGGGCCTGGCAGGCCTGGTGGTGCAGTTCGCAGGGTATGATGCCGCCTTCCTTGCACTTGCCGTGATTGCAGCGGGAGCGTTCCTGCTGGCGATGCGCGTACCGGAGACGGGCCGCGCATCCGCACCGCAGCGCAGCTGA
- a CDS encoding serine hydrolase domain-containing protein: MKSAHRFCHILALALLMPLSARAATADDALATIDRNARAAHSDAVLVRHDGKTLLELKPASGQDSVHLMSATKSVMALAIGLLLDDGKLASIDEPVSRIYPEWKQGQKQHITVRMLLDHTSGLQNVANAGQELEGAPDLVKLALAAELSHAPGTTFSYNNKATNLLPGIVQHLAGQPLDAYLHARLFKPLGITHYAWMKDEAGTPLGMAGLSLRATDLAAIGQLLLDDGVAPGGTRLLSARSVALLTAESARSPDVGLLWWRIPAWERYQLKPQLADLLSERGVEAGVQAALQSTAGRTFDSKNALVAALAEPLGPEWPQRYGTEITGRGLKLSDLYDIARGPVVGYAANGYMGQYLLVIPEQRVVAVRLIHRRDTHVAPRDDYGGFFADVLQLAQALR; this comes from the coding sequence ATGAAATCCGCACACAGGTTCTGCCACATACTCGCCTTGGCGCTGCTGATGCCGCTGTCGGCGCGGGCGGCCACGGCCGATGATGCGCTTGCCACGATCGACCGCAACGCCCGTGCAGCGCACTCCGATGCCGTGCTCGTCAGGCACGACGGGAAAACCCTGCTGGAACTGAAGCCTGCGTCTGGACAGGACAGCGTTCATCTGATGTCAGCCACCAAGTCGGTGATGGCGCTGGCCATCGGGCTGCTGCTGGACGACGGCAAGCTGGCCTCGATCGATGAACCGGTCAGCCGCATCTACCCCGAATGGAAACAGGGCCAGAAGCAGCACATCACCGTGCGCATGCTGCTGGACCACACCTCAGGCCTGCAGAACGTGGCCAATGCCGGCCAGGAGCTGGAAGGCGCGCCAGACCTGGTCAAGCTGGCCCTGGCTGCGGAGTTGAGCCATGCCCCCGGCACCACCTTCTCGTACAACAACAAGGCTACCAATCTGCTGCCAGGCATCGTGCAGCATCTGGCTGGTCAGCCGCTGGATGCGTATCTGCACGCACGTCTGTTCAAGCCGCTGGGCATCACCCACTACGCGTGGATGAAGGACGAGGCCGGCACCCCGTTGGGCATGGCCGGCCTGTCACTGCGAGCGACCGATCTGGCGGCCATCGGGCAACTGCTGCTGGATGACGGTGTGGCACCGGGTGGAACACGTTTGCTGAGCGCGCGATCAGTAGCACTTTTGACCGCTGAGAGTGCACGCTCGCCCGACGTGGGCCTGCTGTGGTGGCGGATTCCGGCTTGGGAGCGCTATCAGCTGAAGCCGCAGCTGGCCGATCTGTTGTCCGAACGCGGGGTGGAGGCCGGCGTGCAGGCGGCCCTGCAGTCCACCGCCGGGCGTACCTTCGACAGCAAGAACGCGCTGGTCGCTGCCTTGGCCGAACCACTGGGTCCTGAGTGGCCGCAACGCTATGGCACCGAAATCACCGGGCGCGGGCTCAAGCTCTCCGATCTCTACGACATCGCGCGTGGCCCGGTCGTTGGCTATGCCGCCAACGGCTATATGGGCCAGTACCTGCTGGTCATCCCCGAGCAGCGCGTAGTGGCGGTGCGGCTGATCCACAGGCGTGATACCCACGTTGCGCCACGCGACGACTACGGCGGCTTCTTCGCGGACGTCCTCCAGCTGGCGCAGGCCCTGCGCTGA
- a CDS encoding methionine synthase, giving the protein MPTKILLPTSTAGSLPKPSWLAEPETLWSPWKLQDDGLVEGKQDALRLSLQEQQHAGIDIVSDGEQTRQHFVTTFIEHLSGVDFQKRETVRIRNRYDASVPTVVGAVSRPRPVFVEDATFLRRQTAQPIKWALPGPMTMIDTLYDAHYKSREKLAWEFAKILNEEAKELEAAGVDIIQFDEPAFNVFFDEVNDWGVAALERAVEGLKCETAVHICYGYGIKANTDWKQTLGSEWRQYEESFPKLQRSSIDIISLECQNSHVPIDLIELVRGKKVMVGAIDVASHAVETPEDVANTLRKALQFVDADKLYPSTNCGMAPLPRAVARGKLRSLSAGAKIVREELSA; this is encoded by the coding sequence ATGCCGACGAAGATACTGCTCCCCACCTCCACCGCGGGCAGCCTGCCCAAGCCCTCCTGGCTGGCCGAGCCGGAAACGCTGTGGTCACCCTGGAAGCTGCAGGATGACGGCCTGGTCGAAGGCAAGCAGGACGCCTTGCGCCTTTCGCTGCAGGAACAGCAGCACGCCGGCATCGATATCGTCAGCGATGGCGAGCAGACCCGGCAGCATTTCGTGACCACCTTCATCGAGCACCTCAGTGGTGTCGACTTCCAGAAGCGCGAAACCGTGCGCATCCGCAACCGCTACGACGCCAGCGTGCCGACCGTGGTCGGCGCGGTCAGCCGCCCCAGGCCGGTGTTCGTGGAGGACGCGACGTTCCTGCGCCGGCAGACCGCGCAGCCGATCAAGTGGGCGCTGCCCGGCCCGATGACCATGATCGACACGCTGTACGACGCCCACTACAAGAGCCGCGAGAAGCTGGCCTGGGAGTTCGCGAAGATCCTCAACGAGGAAGCGAAGGAACTGGAGGCGGCCGGCGTGGACATCATCCAGTTCGATGAGCCCGCCTTCAACGTGTTCTTCGATGAAGTGAACGACTGGGGCGTGGCGGCGCTGGAACGGGCGGTTGAAGGGCTGAAGTGCGAGACCGCCGTGCACATCTGCTACGGCTACGGCATCAAGGCCAACACCGACTGGAAGCAGACGCTGGGTTCGGAATGGCGCCAGTACGAAGAGTCGTTCCCGAAGCTGCAGCGCTCCAGCATCGACATCATCTCGCTGGAATGCCAGAACTCGCATGTGCCGATCGACCTGATCGAGCTGGTGCGCGGCAAGAAGGTGATGGTGGGCGCCATCGATGTGGCCTCGCACGCGGTTGAAACACCAGAGGACGTAGCCAACACCCTGCGCAAGGCGCTGCAGTTCGTTGATGCCGACAAGCTCTACCCGAGCACCAACTGTGGCATGGCCCCGCTGCCGCGCGCGGTGGCACGCGGCAAGCTGCGTTCACTCAGCGCGGGGGCGAAGATCGTGCGTGAGGAGCTGTCGGCCTGA
- a CDS encoding DUF1852 domain-containing protein: MTTDTFTFRISRIPFDEDYQPADGTRITTNFANLARGDARQQNLRNTLGMINNRFNDLAHWDNPGADRYSVELDIISVEMHIDDASDADPFPLIEVLRPTIVDTCTGARIEGIVGNNFSSYVRDYDFSVVLPASNEGKATFGIPEGFGDLHGKLFKHFLQSEAYRANFSKAPVICISVSSSQTYHRTGNHHPILGVEYRQGEFSATDQYFDKMGLQVRYFMPPGSVAPLAFYFQGDLLGDYSNLELIGTISTMEAFQKIYRPEIYNANSVAGKVYQPSLKHQDYSSTRIVYDREERSQLAVKQGRFTEEHFIKPYRAVLEQWAAR; this comes from the coding sequence ATGACCACCGACACCTTTACCTTCCGCATCTCGCGCATTCCCTTCGACGAGGATTACCAACCCGCTGACGGCACGCGCATCACCACCAATTTCGCCAACCTGGCCCGAGGCGACGCGCGCCAGCAGAACCTGCGCAACACGCTGGGCATGATCAACAACCGCTTCAACGATCTGGCGCACTGGGACAACCCGGGCGCTGATCGCTACAGCGTTGAGCTGGACATCATATCGGTGGAGATGCACATCGATGACGCCAGCGATGCAGACCCTTTCCCGCTGATTGAGGTGCTGCGGCCGACCATCGTCGATACCTGCACCGGCGCGCGCATCGAAGGCATCGTCGGCAACAACTTCTCGTCCTATGTGCGCGACTACGACTTCAGCGTGGTGCTGCCAGCCAGCAATGAAGGCAAGGCGACGTTTGGCATTCCGGAAGGCTTCGGCGACCTGCACGGCAAGCTGTTCAAGCACTTCCTGCAGTCTGAGGCCTACCGCGCCAACTTCAGCAAGGCGCCGGTGATCTGCATCAGCGTGTCCAGCAGCCAGACCTACCACCGCACCGGCAACCACCACCCTATCCTGGGCGTGGAATACCGCCAGGGCGAGTTCTCCGCCACCGACCAGTACTTCGACAAGATGGGGCTGCAGGTGCGCTACTTCATGCCGCCGGGCAGCGTCGCGCCGCTGGCCTTCTACTTCCAGGGCGACCTGCTGGGCGATTACTCCAACCTGGAACTGATCGGCACCATCAGCACCATGGAAGCCTTCCAGAAGATCTACCGCCCGGAGATCTACAACGCCAATTCGGTGGCCGGCAAGGTCTACCAGCCCAGCCTGAAGCACCAGGACTATTCCTCCACCCGCATCGTCTACGACCGCGAGGAGCGCAGCCAGTTGGCGGTCAAGCAGGGGCGCTTCACCGAAGAACACTTCATCAAGCCGTACCGCGCCGTGCTTGAGCAGTGGGCCGCCCGCTGA
- the msuE gene encoding FMN reductase, whose protein sequence is MLSPTRPLRIVAVSGGLQRPSRAATLCEHLLDVIGEHTPSDPQLIELGQLAPQLAGALWRSQLPDAVQHALASVEQADVLVVATPVYRGSYTGLFKHFFDFIDQDALVDTPILLAATGGSERHALMIDHQLRPLFSFFQARTLPLGVYATDRDFADGRLHSHALIERARLAVQRALPLLALPRRRAPAVAETVATL, encoded by the coding sequence ATGCTTTCGCCTACCCGCCCCCTTCGTATCGTCGCCGTTTCCGGCGGACTGCAGCGCCCCTCCCGGGCCGCCACCCTGTGCGAGCACCTGCTCGATGTGATCGGCGAGCACACGCCCAGCGACCCGCAGCTGATCGAGCTGGGCCAGCTGGCCCCGCAGCTGGCCGGTGCACTGTGGCGCTCGCAGCTGCCGGACGCCGTGCAGCACGCGCTGGCCAGCGTCGAACAGGCCGATGTGTTGGTGGTGGCCACGCCTGTCTATCGCGGCTCATACACCGGCCTGTTCAAGCACTTCTTCGACTTCATCGACCAGGACGCGCTGGTCGATACCCCGATCCTGCTGGCCGCCACCGGCGGCAGCGAGCGCCACGCGCTGATGATCGACCACCAGCTGCGGCCGCTCTTCAGCTTCTTCCAGGCCCGCACTCTGCCGCTGGGCGTGTACGCCACCGACCGCGATTTCGCCGACGGCCGGCTGCACAGCCACGCCCTGATCGAGCGGGCGCGGCTGGCCGTGCAGCGGGCGCTCCCGCTGCTGGCGCTGCCACGCCGTCGCGCGCCAGCCGTGGCCGAGACCGTTGCCACGCTCTGA